One genomic window of Ornithorhynchus anatinus isolate Pmale09 chromosome 10, mOrnAna1.pri.v4, whole genome shotgun sequence includes the following:
- the LOC100079386 gene encoding carboxypeptidase A4 has product MRWIVLFGALLGPIFGREKFVGSASPEVHLIDGFCIEVLGVFLSILTALLSPRMACDPSDQVLQIKVQNEDQISKLNQLVTEEDFKLDFWKHPSALQRPVDVLVPYASLQPVKSFLKSHDLEYSITIEDLQALLDLEDEEMQNSEGEERSGGNFNYGSYHTLESIYQEMSNMEAECPELVSRNQIGLSFEKRPLYVLKFSTGKAKRPAIWLNAGIHSREWISHATAIWMARKILSDYGKDPSITLLLDTMDIFLMPVANPDGYVYTQTKNRLWRKTRSQTQGSKCVGVDPNRNWNAGFSGKGASDNPCSEVYHGPWPNSEVEVKSVVDFIKSHGNFKSFIDIHSYSQLLMYPYGYKCSEPADYAELDKVAKEAARALASLSGTQYHVGSICKTVYQASGSSVDWAYENGIKYSFTFELRDTGHYGFLLPASQIIPTAEETWLGLKKILEHVQGNLY; this is encoded by the exons ATGAGATGGATAGTGCTCTTTGGTGCCCTTCTGGGGCCCATCTTCGGCCGGGAAAAGTTTGTTGG TTCAGCAAG CCCAGAAGTCCATCTTATTGACGGCTTCTGCATAGAGGTGCTGGGAGTGTTCCTCTCCATTTTGACAGCCTTGCTTTCTCCAAGGATGGCCTGTGACCCCAG TGACCAGGTTCTTCAGATTAAAGTCCAGAATGAAGACCAGATCAGCAAACTGAACCAGTTAGTGACAGAGGAGGATTTCAAG CTTGATTTCTGGAAACACCCCTCTGCCCTTCAGCGGCCTGTGGATGTCCTTGTCCCCTATGCCAGTCTGCAACCAGTTAAATCCTTCCTGAAATCACATGATCTGGAATACTCAATCACAATCGAAGACTTGCAG GCTCTTTTGGatcttgaagatgaggagatgcAAAACAGTGAAGGCGAAGAACGGAGTGGTGGTAACTTCAACTATGGCTCCTATCACACCTTGGAATCA ATTTACCAGGAGATGAGCAACATGGAAGCAGAGTGCCCTGAGCTTGTGAGCAGAAATCAAATCGGCCTGTCTTTTGAAAAACGGCCCTTGTATGTGCTAAAG ttcagcACCGGGAAAGCCAAACGGCCTGCCATTTGGCTCAATGCTGGAATCCACTCCCGGGAATGGATCAGTCACGCTACAGCAATATGGATGGCGAGGAAG ATCCTATCTGATTATGGCAAGGATCCATCCATCACATTGCTCTTGGACACCATGGACATTTTCCTCATGCCTGTGGCCAATCCTGATGGATATGTGTACACGCAAACCAAA AATCGTCTCTGGAGGAAGACCCGATCCCAAACACAAGGAAGTAAATGCGTTGGCGTGGACCCTAACCGGAATTGGAACGCGGGTTTCTCAG GGAAAGGAGCCAGCGACAATCCCTGTTCCGAAGTCTACCACGGCCCCTGGCCCAACTCTGAAGTTGAAGTGAAGTCAGTGGTGGACTTCATCAAGAGCCACGGGAATTTCAAAAGCTTCATTGACATTCACAGCTATTCCCAGCTCTTGATGTATCCCTACGGGTATAAGTGCAGCGAGCCGGCCGATTACGCAGAACTG GATAAGGTGGCAAAAGAGGCCGCAAGAGCCCTGGCCTCCCTGTCTGGCACCCAGTATCACGTGGGATCTATCTGCAAAACTGTCT accaggcaagtggcagcagtGTCGACTGGGCATATGAAAACGGCATCAAATACTCCTTCACTTTCGAGCTGCGAGACACTGGCCACTACGGCTTCCTGTTGCCGGCCAGCCAGATCATCCCTACGGCCGAGGAGACCTGGCTAGGGCTAAAGAAGATTTTGGAGCATGTGCAAGGAAATCTGTATTAg